DNA from Strix aluco isolate bStrAlu1 chromosome 2, bStrAlu1.hap1, whole genome shotgun sequence:
CATGGGAACAGAAAGCACCAAGTGTGAACATTAGCAGCATAACTTTCTGCCAGCCCACAGCTATGAGACCTCTGCTGCTGACACCACATCTTTGACACAGAACTCAGAGTGGGATCAGAGCTCACTAGCTGCTGTGATCCCAGTGGATGCTCCCTAAAAGTTGTCCATGCTTTGAGTCAGCTCCATACTGTCTTCACCAGCTGCTTGGAGTTGGCTCCAGCTGAAGGTACCTCCTGCGTGTGTCAGCTATGCCCACCCACACTCACATGTCCCTGTCGGCAGGATGGCATTTTCATTAGTCACTGTATTTACTGACTCCTAACAAATCCTTTTTCTCACTAACGCAGTATCAGAGCTGAGTCCTTGCTCCAGGCTCACCTGGAAGATAGCTTTCCTTCTTGAGCTTTTCTGTGGCTGGGCACAACCTGCCTCATTTCTCATGCTGATGGCAGGACTGGAGGACTCTTTTTCTTGGCTCTCCTTACCAAGACTGTGTGTGGCTACCAGGCTGCAGGGTCAGCCTTTCTCAGGGAGTGTTTAATTATTCGCACAAGGATGACAAACTCCAACAGGAAAGATCAGAAAAGGCCCTTTCCAGAAGAGCTcagcagccagtgctgcagcaggTGTCTTAAGGGTCACAACTCTTGTCTGGctcaaggtcaaactcttctaCCTTCAGTTCTCATCAAACTCAAAAAATTCTTGAGTTCATTGCATTTTGGAATAAGGAATTGATAAATACCTTTGGATGGGAAACAAGAGGCACCTGTAAGCCAGAGGGGTCAATGAACACGGGTGCCATTGACATCACTTCAGCTAACCACACTTAGGGCTTGGGTGATGAGTGAGATCTGAGCACCAGCAGCTAAACTTACAGCTACCCTGTTCTGCCCAGCTCAGCAAACCTCAGTGCAAGGATCTGCTTGGTACTGGTCTTGGGAGTACCTCAGCCAAAAATGCATTCCTTGGAGAAGTGCAACCATCCAAGAAAGGGCTTCCTGCTCTTGATGGCATACATAGGGGTTTGGGCTTTTGCAGCCAGTATGTTTGCGACTATAGGCAAATAAATaggagaagggagaagctgcAGTAGTTGGTTTTCCATCTTGAAAGGAAGAACACAACTATTTATTTTCCCCTCTACTCCATTAACTAGCTTTACCTCTGGAGCTCATTCTTGGGAGTGGGATTTCCACAGGGGCCTGAACACCTCCAGGAGTCAGGGAAGGCTTTCAGCAGCTGTGAGATGGACAACCAAGTACCAAGCACCAGAGGAACAGGCAAGGGCAAAGGCTTGATTAAAAgcaacagaggaaacaacagagAGCCCTTCCTCAGCTGCCTGGGTCTATGCCTGCACCCATCCAGCTGTCCCTACCAGTCTGTGGTGCAACGGTTGATAGCACTGGGGGAGGGAAATGAGACCAACGCACCCTAGGCTTCATACGTTTAATTTAAGGtctgtttggtggtttttttgtttgttttttttgttttgttttgtttgggttttgtttttgggttttttttttttccccgcaagGAGGCTCACACAAAATGCAGCTTGGATTCCTGAAAAGCCTCTCTCCACCACCCAGACAAGCCCAGCCTTGGAAAGATGCTATTTATACTCCAGTGATGGGAGAAGCTGCAAGCAGCGAGGGCTGCATCCATGTGAAGTCTGCCAGCCCATGCACCCCCAGCCACAGGATTTTCCTCCTGTGTGTCCTTCCCAAAGCTGCCTGGCCCACAGTAAGCAATGTGGCCATGAATGTGAAACCCTTCTACTTCTGGGCAGCTGCTATCTTGCCCATTCAGCTTAAAAATCAGATGGGTTTATGGGGTTCAAAGCACTCTTAGCTCCACCACAACAGGTAAACTGAACAGCACATGCTGCCAGGAGGTGGCCACTGAGCCAGGGCAGCCCAAAGCCAATGGGGGCTGCACCAGCCCCCTCAAACATCTTCCTGTGGGCAGCTTGACCAAGCACCAGCAGCTGCAGTTTTATGGCTACAGCCCACATCAACGACACAGCTACAGGAAGCAGAGAAATCATCCCTTCCTGCCTCAGCTGGAGGAGCCGAGGGTGCTCAGCCCAGGCACAGCTGTAGGTAGAGATGAACCTCAGCCAGTAGCAACAGTGGGGTTTTGCTAGCTGAGCATTCACAGTGAACAGGGAGGCAGCATCCAGCTTTACATGGCCTCTTCTTGACTACTCTATTACCAAGAACTTGGAAAACCAATCCTTAAATCTTTCCTGGACATTTATTTTTTGGACATGCCTTATAAAAGCTGCAGTTTCTTTGGCAGGGCTGCCAGCATACCCATGCCTCGCTGAGGATGGGAGGAGAGGAAATGCCATTAGAGCTTCCTCCCGCCGCTGCCAGTCACAGACAGGGAGGTGAATCCCAGCTGTTGGCTCCCAGGGTAACAGTAGGGCTGCAGGGAAACAATTGCTCATTTTTCTCACCGTGTTCAGCTGCTGCCTCATTGGCAAGGTTGGTATCACACATCAAAACAGTCTAAAAAGGCCTCCTAGGGTGTTTGACTCCTTTCTGCCAGAAGTGGAAGGTGATGAATGCATCTCTAATGGCTCGAAACACCCAGCAGCTATGCACATCCTCAACAACATCCTGCCACACTCCTACAGAACACACTTCCAGCGTTACCAGCATTTGCTggcacaaaaaaaaaccaacctccccCAGGCCTCCAGCCCTGGCCACAACCACTTGGCTGTGATCTTTGCACAACAGCTTCCAGCTGCAGCTTCAACCAAAAGACAGCCAAGGCACAGGGACGGTAAACCAGCACAGTTGCACTCCTGGCAATGGATTTCAGGCTGTTTATGGCAAAGACTCTCAGGCTAGGctagtttggtgttttttttcccctcctactgAGACATTTATCTCTGAGCTAAATGAACACGGTGTTTAACTGCTGCACCTCCCGCTGTAGGCTAGTGGCGACATGGAGATTAACTTGCTGGCTTGCACGGGGCAGAACATCCCAGTTTACAATGGCAGCCACATCCCAGGGAAGCGGCTGCAGAGCTGAAGCGCAGTCGGAGGTCCATGGGAACAGAGGGAGGTGTCTTACCTGCTCCAAGCTAGCAGCAGCATGTGAGAAAGAGGTATCTTGATGCAGATACTATTGCTGTTGAATAAAAGCATCCTCCCTAGACAGCTGTCGCTGAAAACACTGCCAACACTACAGTGGACTGGCCTGAGCCACCTCAACATGCAGAGACTGGCTAAGGGAATGAAGcaagttgcaattttttttctatgtctttttaaaaaaataatccaattttatttctctgacaaCAACCATGTCCTAAACTTACAGTAAGCCTCTCCTGACCTTGAgctaaaccacagaaaaaaaaccccacccaaacacCAATTCTATTCCCTACATCCACTCATTTAAAGTTTTCCCTCTGCAGGTTTTCCCTCCTTGTGCCAAAGCTGAAGGCTGCACAAGGCTCCAGGACCATCGCCCACCCAGGCTCCAGCACCCACCCCCTGCCCATACTAAGTAGACAAAGCCCAGGGACAGACCCGGGCTGGCTTGGCTAAGAGGGTACCTAAGAGGGGGGCAGTGGTGGTATCTAGCTTCCCCCTGGCCCCACCAGCACCTCTCCCAGGACACCAGATGTTCCCTCCACTGCATGAACATCCCCAAGCCTGCACCCTTTCTCCTCAAAGGAGGTAGCCAAGGAGCAACAAGCTGCTGCAGCAGTGTTCAGATATTAACAGCACAGTCACTGGCCTGAaggaggtgggatttttttgccaGCGCTTGGCTGAATCCCTGCACACTGGCTGGGGGCTGGAGACACTGAGGGGACGCTTTGAGAGGGCAAAAAGAGTGTAGATGGGGCGAGACCCAGCTAGGGCAGCAGAACTGTGAGACAAAGATCAGGTATTGAAGGGGAattgtggggtgggagggaaaaagGCCAAGGGGACCACAGGACACATGCCCAGCACAGTAGCTACTTCCTCCAGCCTCAAGACATTACTCCCTAACCACAAAAGTACAAAACTAAAAAGGgagcattttttcccctccttacgAGCAATCAGCCTTCCTTCCCTTGCCAGCAGCCAGCTCATGGTGGGTGCAGGAGCAGCCTCCTGGTCCCATACCGGGCTGAGACCCAAGCTAGCAGAGGAAAGGTTTCTACCCAACTGCTTGACCCACTCAGTTCAGGGGAAAAGCTACTTCAATCCTTCCCAGCTCCACAGACCTTCCAGCCACAGAAAGTATCTTCCCAGGAATGCAAGATGTAAGCCtgataaacacattttaaaacaagatgGGGCTAGGTTTTAAAGCTGTCCTTCAGTTCAGGCTGTGTTTAAGCAGCACCAGGGTAATTTGTAATGATGGGGGATTTATATGAGTTTAGTAACTCCAAAGCCGTAGCATTACAGCAGCATGAAGCCTTCCCTTCTCAAATCACTTTAGTTTTTCAGCCCCAGAAAACAGCTGCTTGAAATGAAGAGGGGCCAGAAGAGGAAGAATTCGGTTATGAGGCTGACTTCACTTCCAACTCAAAGTTCCACCACGGATTGTTGACACACACATTTACCAGCCACAGGCCTCCCACCTAACAGCACGTAGCAGCTCCCAACGCAAGGAGCTGGATCCCAACTTTCCCTCGCCCTGCCTCCACTGCAggtagcagcagcacagctgaggcCACTGTTTGCCACCTCCACTGTCCTTCCCTGCCATCAAGTATGGTTTAACCTCTCCTCCCTGGTGCCTGGCAGCCTTGACACTGCAGAAGATGACTTGCCCTTTTCcctgagaaactgcatttttggGAAGAGTGGTGCAGCCAGCACAAAACCACTTCTCTTGCAGGTCACTGGagagaagcagaataaaatcCTGCATCTCGAGAGCCTCTGAGCTGACACTTTCCTACAACAGGCTGAAGGGAGACTTCCCATCAGAGGCTCTGCCATGCAGAAAAGCATACAAGATTGATAGGAGTATGCGACCCACTAGTTTGGCATGTTTGCACACCAATTAAATATCCCAATTAGCCTGGAGTACAGACAGGATGTCACACAATTTGCCCTAAGCCATTCAACCCAACAGCAAGGCTGTGCTCATCATGGTTTTAAGCACCTGCTTTTCAAAGCAGCACTTCATCTGGACACAGCTGCCACACAGCCCTTTGCTCCAGACTTGTGCCTGGGGTTCCCAGCCTCAGCCTAACTAGCCCAGCAGCCAGGCAAGGGGAAGAGCTGTTTTCACTCTCACATACCAGCTCCACTCAGTTTTAAACACTTTGACTCACTGGTAGTGGAAGCCAGGAGTACTAGGGGCTGCATGGCCATACAACCACTGTCCTGCCCACACTAACCTTGCTCCACTGATGATAAGCAAGTAAGTCTCAAACTAAGCAAGTGCTTACCCTCCCCATCCTTTAAGGCTCCCAGTTTTCAACAAAGATGCAACAGGAAGGGTAAGAAAACATCCTCACCTGGCCCTGTTAAATCTTCTGCAAGGAAAGCAGGAGTTGGCTTACAGTGATTTTACTTAGGCTTTGAACCTGTCTCTCTGCCTTTCAGCCCCATTGCATGAAGGCAGAGGAGCATTAATTTACATTGCTCAGATTACACTGAAATTGTACCTCAGCCAGAAGCGCAGCTGACCCAAAACCCTTTCTCAGGAAAGCCAAAAAATAGATATGTAAATGAAGTTCCCATAAAACTAAAATAGGGTGTGTTTAAACCAGACAGGAACCTCCAAGGTAACTAGGGCACGCTCTGCTCCCACCTCCACTGCCAGTATCTCACTCCTCCCAGCCTGCTGCCGTATCTATCTCACCCCTGCAGAAACCTACCTCCAGCTCAGCCCTCTGGTACCAGGGGCCAAAAACTGACATGCAAGACAAAGATGCCAAAACTCTGGAGGCCTGAGGCCTCACAGATCAACAGCTGGCAAGTGAGTCATACCCTCCCCTTTCAGGCACCTCCTAGACTGCTGCCATCACTGCAGCAGGAAATAAGTTAATGATTTGTAGTCCAAGGCAACACCCCTGGTCACGCACACAGTCGTGCTGTCAGCAGTGACATAAAGCCCCTTGCTCTAGCTGGGGCTCTGTGAAGGTGTTTGTGCTCCTTTATTCAATCCAAACTGCCATGAGGTCGGACAGGCAGAAAGCGCAAGGAACTGGTTACTGTTGCATCATAGCAAGAACCAGAGAAGCAATGGCAGTTTGCTCCAGGTCTGTCAAACAGATGCATTTCCCAACAAGAAACACAGCAGGAACAGTAAGTTACAAATACTCAGGTAAGTCTCAAGCCCAGACATGCACCTGCTTTGTATTAAGCCTAGGATAGGGCTAGACCATTCCAACATTTCTCTCCCCAAGAAGTATGAAAACCCCCCAAATCCTGCAATTTGACCGAGCTCTAGTTAATCTGTTCCTGAAGAGCTGTCCAATACAAAGAAGCTAGTGTcacagccaggctgtgctggaaAACCTACCATTTCACTCCCTCCCCAGACTGTTCCCAGTACCTGGGCTCAGAGTGTGCTGGTGTTAAGACTTCCGCTCCATCCATCCTACCCAGATCTTGAAGTCATACTACAACTGAGGACAGACTCAAGTATCCTTGTCTGACAAAAGATGCTCAGCCAGCACTCAGCTTGAGTAGCAAATATTCCATtcgggtttggttttttttattaatccagAGAGAAGTCTCTGTACAATCATGAAAGATGAAGGTGGTCCTCTCCATTACGACGACTTTTCTTGGGCTCTGCCTTATTGACCTCAGCCTGCTCTTGCACTCCAATGCCACAGGTAGAAACTGCACGAAGTCTGTCTGGAGACAGTCAAGTTGTAGTGTGCTAGGACCAGGCTATACTACTGACAGTACCAAATCCTTGGACAAACACCTTGCTGCAACCTCTCCTGCAAGTCACCCTAAGAAACACACTAGACCAAGAGGTATCACCTAGAATGGGTttaaatgagttttattttagaCAACCTACATGACagatgtttggttttcttttttttaaaacaatgccTCCACTCCAAATCAGGGTCAAAATAAGTGAATAAAGCTCAAGATGACATCAGTCCAGTTATTAGACATTGCCGATTCCTGGTGTTGTGCCGatgaagaagaaacagcagccagCTATGAAGACAGGTGATCCAAAACCATACTGTTTGATTTGTTACTGAAACAAGAGTAGCAAGAGTTAGTCCAAGGTCATGACAGTCACAGTAAGTTTCTACAATTTATTTGTGTATTCCCTAATTCAATCTGAGCTgccacaggcaggcaggcagaaagcgcaAGGAAGTTATTTTTGCATCTTAGTGCAAACCAGAGAGCAACAAGAAAAGTGCTCATGGTCTATCAGAGGATGCTGATCATTTTTACAATATATAAAGCAACTAGCATCAGCTGCTGAGCAAGCCAGACAGGATACTCATTCACACTCTTTTTGCTTGACACACCAAGTTTCAGGTTTCTTCTCAAAGAGGAGAATGCCCTCAACAAGCGCTAAAGCCTACCATGTATGTGCTGTCTCTTACAAGTGCTTTACCAAGAAGCTGGAAGAGTTTTTTTGCCCACTGGAACACCCTGCTACTATTCTTTCACTCCATCTTGAAGCAGATGGAGTTAAACCCAATCACACACCCAAAAGCTCTGCCCAAGTAGTGGAGATGCACACAAGCTGCTGCTCCGACGAGGCACCTTCCTGGTGACCACCCATTCCAGGGCCCAGGGCAGACATCACCCTTCACTCAAGCTGCAGGAAGTGGTGTGTCTGTTTTGGCCAATAAAAATGTTCCTTTAGTTGGGCTACTGCTCCACACTAGAAGTTGGTTCATCTTTACATGACTTGCATACCAGAAAGCTTGTAAGAGGCTTTACAGATAAATTTAGCTGGCTATAAACAGACTTCATATGTCCACAATGACTGAGCAAAACAATCGGTGATCCCACACTGCTAGCCTGCAGTGAATTCCACAGCTCTCCAAATAAGCCCAAAAATGCAAGTACTGGGATTCAAATACTTCATTCATTGCAACCACATTTCAACATAGGACAGTTAAAGACAAAGCAGACCACAGGAGCTGTCTGAGCTCAGGCAGCTGGGAGATCCCAGACAGAATAAGGTTAAGCACTCATTCAAGTATTACCATGTTCCCAAACTGAGGGCAGTATTTAAACACACAGCTCTTGCATAACAAAATAAGGGCATCAGATTAAGTGAAAGAAGATGGAACGTGACCACGTAAGGTACTTCAGCATTAACCCCCACAAGAGGGATGTGAAGTAGAAGTGCTCCTTTTCAGAGGACATTGTCTTTAATCtaacagtttaaaaccattaccaaTTACACACATCTCATCAAGGCAATTCTTCCCGCATTTCTTAGCCATTAACTCACCATGAATCATTGCAGTGAAACTATGTCCCTCTTTAGTATAACTGAATAGTATACAAGGGAAGTTTCAGCCACGTTGTATAATATGAAGCAGCAATTAGGCCGTACTTAGATGAACTTCAAGTTTTTAAACTGGCAGCTACTGTTCAACTTTAACAGGGACACAACAAAACAAGCGATGCATTGAAAGAGCTAATCATGTAGTTAGGCACATTCATCCAGTTCAGGTCAGTACTTACACATTTCTCGATTTCTAAGCCATCCTTAAAGAAAATCATATATGGGGTCACACCATCCTCACGGAAATCCAGGAGAGCCACCATACCATCTGGATTCATGTTCTCTCCTACAAAGAACTTCAAAGAAAGGTGTTACTAAGATATTTAATGAGCTATTACCAGGACAAAGTGCCTTTTTATACAAGAAAGCTGTAACATCTCCAAGTTCAGTTTAAAAGTCTCCCTGACTAGCTGCAGGGATTTTGCTTTCTGCCATTTGTCTGTTTCAGTACCACATAACTTTACCACACTGCTATGAACAGCAGAGTAAGACACAGCAGGGGCCAAAGTGATCCATCTTTCAAGTCTTTAACTCCATGGTTCCTAAATGGTGGTAACTACAGATGTAGTTAACTACATGCATTGCAAGCTGAGGAGAGATCCCCAAACACTTAGGAGTCTTCCACTCTTTCTCCTCCCTGACTCTCAGGGCCCCTAATACTCTCAGAGAAGGGCAAGTTATGTCCCCACAACAGGAGCCCTCAAAACCCTCAACAAGCTAGTTCAGATGAGTATCACTGCAATACTGCTGTAAGCAGACATTAAGTTTCATTACCTGGTAGTTTTTGAAGTTAGCAAGGATGTGTTTGATTTGTTCTGCGGCCCCTGTCATGAAAGGCTTTACTCTCTCTGGCTTGTGTTCCTCAAGTCTGGCTTtgattctggaaggaaaaaaaaaagctctgaaaacaTGTTCTAGCTTAGTAACTTCAATGTGTAGCACTACAACACAGTAGTTACTAGCAGTCAAACCACTTGATTTCACTGCCTTTCCCCCTCTCCAAGCCCCtaaattttaacttaattttgcTAGTGAATTATAGTGCCCACCAATCATATCAAACTCATGTTATTTCTAGGCCAGTGGTAGACAAAAATTAACAAGCCATTTCCACAGCACCAAGAGTACTATCTATCAGTATCACAAAGCATTTTCACCTTTAATACTAATAACCCACTGAACCATGAGCAACAGAAATTAAACCTTGAACTAGCAAAAAGTTCCATTCACACACATTGTTTTTGGACATTTAAACTGTCAAGTTAGAAAAGCTTCGTGAAGCTTTTCTTCACACCTCACCCTCTTCCACATGAACGTTTGGCATAGAGGaatccaaaagaaaacagcaaggtTACAAATAATATCCAAAGCACATGATCAGGTCCTCTACCTCAGCCAAGGTAAACTTAGATATTCCAGTAACAATTCTTTAGATCTCCGGTTTTGCCAAGTATTAAGACATTACTGAAGTTCACAGCCAGTTTGGCACCTGTATCAGAACTAACACCTACTAGGAATAAAGttcaaagctgtttttaaaatctcagcaCCTAAAAATTTTGCaatctcatttaaagaaaatgcctACCCACACTTACGCTTTCATGTAGTCCTTGATGTACTTCTTGTAGGTTTCTTTTGTAAAGCTGGTTTCCTGAAGGTGGTGGTTTATTACTATATCAACACCAGTTATGACCGTGGCTTCTGTTCCATCTCCCTCAGGACCTTCAGCAGAGGCATTGCCACCAATTAGAGAGTCATCAATTTGACCCTCTGTCCTGGTGACCATCTAGATTTAGAGACATCAAAAAACTTAACGGCTCTGCAAAAATCTTCGTGCTACCGCTCTTACACATCTATGACCTGACAGCAGGGCATGACTTCAGAGCCACAGTTAAGTGCAAGGAATCTGACTGCAGCCCGAGCACGGATTTCTGAAGCCAGGGCTCCTCTCCCGGTGCCTGACCAAAGCTTCGTTACACCGCCGGCGCTGCACTCCACCTTGGGGCACACCACTTGCGGCAGCGGCCGGCCCTGCCCCGGCCACAGGCACCAGGCCGTGGTGGGTCTCCCCCTCTCGGGCCCCGGGCAGGGAAGCCAGCCCGCTCCCCCCAAACCCTGCCTCCGCCACCGGCCCGGCAGGCCCGGCTCCACGCAGCGGCCGGGCCCTGAGTCACCGCAGCGAGgcctgcctccctctcccccccctccctcgGGGCGGGCGGGCCACTCACCTTCCCCTCCACTTCCAGGCACAGGCCGTTCGCCACCTCCCGGATCTTGTAGATGTCCGAGAACATCTCGTCCTCTGCGGgggcacagacacacaggcgGGCGCCGCCGCGTCAGCCtccctccgccctccgcctccccGCGGACACCTTCCCCTCACCGCGCTTCCAGGCCCCGCTCCGGCTTCTCGTCACCCCCAGCCGGGGGCTCGGCGCGCCAGCCCGGGCCCGGCGGCCTCGGCCGGGGCGGTCGGCACCCCcgt
Protein-coding regions in this window:
- the TPT1 gene encoding translationally-controlled tumor protein, with product MIIYRDCISQDEMFSDIYKIREVANGLCLEVEGKMVTRTEGQIDDSLIGGNASAEGPEGDGTEATVITGVDIVINHHLQETSFTKETYKKYIKDYMKAIKARLEEHKPERVKPFMTGAAEQIKHILANFKNYQFFVGENMNPDGMVALLDFREDGVTPYMIFFKDGLEIEKC